In Deltaproteobacteria bacterium, the genomic stretch GAGGTGCTGACCTACGAGCGGGCCGATGCTTTGACGGTGCCGGTGGTAGCGGTGGGTACCGAGGGTGATAGACCTTTTGTTCGCCGCCTGAATAAGGACGAGAAGGGCAATCAAGCGGTGGAGAAGGTGGGGGTCCAAACCGGTTACACCACCTATGACCAGGTAGAAATCCTGGACGGACTCCATGCCGGGGACGAAGTTCTGGTGGGTCAATGAGGTATGATTAAGCTGAACAGTATAAGGAAAAGCTATTGCGTGGGCTCCACGGAAATTGAGGTGCTTAAGGGCGTGGACCTGGACGTGGCGGACGGAGACTTTCTCGTTTTAACGGGGGGGTCAGGATGTGGAAAAACTACGCTGATGAATATCATCGGTCTTCTCGACAAGCCGACCGCGGGCGACTACGTTATCGGGGCAGAGAAGGTCACCTATGAAGACGACGATACCCTCTCCGAACTCAGAAACAGAAAGATAGGCTTTGTTTTCCAGCATTACAATCTCCTTCCACGACTTACCGTCTTGGAGAATATCGGTATACCTCTTCGCTACAGGGGTATCGCAAAGGAGGGGGTTCAGTGCCGTGCTTGGGAACTTCTGAAAAAAGTGGGACTGGAGGAGATTGCCTACAGAAGACCTTCCGAACTATCCGGTGGACAGCAGCAGAGGGTGTCTCTGGCCCGCGCGCTGGTGGGCACCCCTGACCTCCTCCTGGCGGACGAACCGACAGGTGCTCTGGATGCCCTGGCAGAAAATCTCGTTCTAGACCTCTTTTCGACCTTACACGATGAAGGTCTTACAATTGTCCTTATAACCCACAGCCCCGTCGTAGCGGAGAGAAGTAAACGTCACATGATACTGCGGGATGGAGTGATTACGGAACCATGATAGGCGCTGACCTTACCGAAGTGCTGCGAAACTTGTGGGTGTCGAAACAGAGAACGCTCATAGTACTTACCGGCATTGTTGTGGGTATCGGTGCCGTCATTGCGATGATTTCTTTAGGGGTCATGGCTCAGGATGAGGCCCGCAGACAGTTCGCCAATGTCGGCACCGATATCGTCACAATTCGCAATGACCCATCCGGCGTGGCCCAGGGCAGCAGGCCAAACTTTTCTCGTCAGCTCAAGGAGCTTTTGGACATTCCTGTTTTTTGTCCAACGGTAGGCACTGTGGCACCTTCTGTGAGTCCATTGGTTGATGTATCCTACGGAGGGAAGAAAATGAGCGGTGCGTTTGCTCTCGGTATCACCAATGCCTTCCTCAGCCTCCAGCAACTCAGAATACAGGAGGGAAGATTTCTGACCAATATAGATGAGAAGAGTCATTTCTGTGTAGTGGGGGAGGGAGTAGCCAAAAAAATGATGCAAATCAGAAGGCAAGGGCTTCTGGGCGAGAGGATAAGGGTAGGAACCGGCATTTGCTCTGTAGCAGGTGTTGTGGCACCGGCGCAGAAAGGCTTCATGCGGGACATAGATGTCAACATGGCGGTATATATCCCCTTTGTAACTGCCCAGAGGATGACGGGTGATGTTCTGACGGCTACCACTACCGCTCAAGTAAAACAGGGCATCGACAACAATGTGGCCATGGAACAGATAGGAGATTACTTCGGCAAGCATACCCGGGTGAAGAGTTATAAAATCACCAGCCCGGAGGAAATGGTGGCTCAGATGGAACGCCAAATGCGCCTCTATACGCTGCTTCTCAGCGCCGTGGGGAGCATCGCTCTCATCATGGGAGGTGTCGGAATTATGAACGTAATGATCTCTTCAGTCATGGAAAGAAGACGCGAGATCGGCATAAGGCGGGCACTGGGAGCGAAGAGAAGGGATATCAGAAACCAGTTTCTCTTGGAAGCGTTCATCCTCTCTCTCATCGGCGGCATTTTTGGCATCTTGCTTGGCGAAGGCGCCTCATTTATAATTGCTCACTTTACCGGCTGGCACTTCGTCTTTTCTCCACTCGCCCTCGTGGGTGGATTGGGGATTTCCATATCTCTTGGTCTCGTTTTCGGTCTTTACCCCGCCCATCAGGCTTCCAAGCTTGATCCCATCCTTACTCTCCATAAAGAGTAAGATATTCTCCCGGGACGCA encodes the following:
- a CDS encoding ABC transporter permease — its product is MIGADLTEVLRNLWVSKQRTLIVLTGIVVGIGAVIAMISLGVMAQDEARRQFANVGTDIVTIRNDPSGVAQGSRPNFSRQLKELLDIPVFCPTVGTVAPSVSPLVDVSYGGKKMSGAFALGITNAFLSLQQLRIQEGRFLTNIDEKSHFCVVGEGVAKKMMQIRRQGLLGERIRVGTGICSVAGVVAPAQKGFMRDIDVNMAVYIPFVTAQRMTGDVLTATTTAQVKQGIDNNVAMEQIGDYFGKHTRVKSYKITSPEEMVAQMERQMRLYTLLLSAVGSIALIMGGVGIMNVMISSVMERRREIGIRRALGAKRRDIRNQFLLEAFILSLIGGIFGILLGEGASFIIAHFTGWHFVFSPLALVGGLGISISLGLVFGLYPAHQASKLDPILTLHKE
- a CDS encoding ABC transporter ATP-binding protein, whose translation is MIKLNSIRKSYCVGSTEIEVLKGVDLDVADGDFLVLTGGSGCGKTTLMNIIGLLDKPTAGDYVIGAEKVTYEDDDTLSELRNRKIGFVFQHYNLLPRLTVLENIGIPLRYRGIAKEGVQCRAWELLKKVGLEEIAYRRPSELSGGQQQRVSLARALVGTPDLLLADEPTGALDALAENLVLDLFSTLHDEGLTIVLITHSPVVAERSKRHMILRDGVITEP